The following are from one region of the Desulfonatronum thiosulfatophilum genome:
- the lysA gene encoding diaminopimelate decarboxylase: protein MHHFTYRDGELYAEDVAVRELAAQYGTPLYVYSTATFKRHFQAFDSAFADLHHLTCFSVKANSNLCILRLLSDLGAGMDIVSGGELFRALSAKVPARKIVYSGVGKRAEEIREALLADILMFNVESVDELRRINEIALEMDKVARISLRINPDVDPKTHPYISTGMEKNKFGLDIEQSLEAYKLAQTLPGIEPVGIDCHIGSQLTTLEPFLEALRRIKDFHKKLKTLGLDIRFLDLGGGLGITYDQEEPPHPKEFGQALVQELKDMDLTLILEPGRVIAGNTGILVTEVVYTKSTKTKHFVIVDAAMNDLIRPSLYQSHHGIAEVVPQQRPVRNVDVVGPICETGDFLARDRELPEVKSGELLAVFSAGAYGFTMSSQYNSRTRAAEILVDGANVILARKRETYADLVALERQCLQE, encoded by the coding sequence ATGCATCACTTTACATATCGTGACGGCGAATTGTACGCGGAGGATGTGGCGGTCCGGGAACTGGCCGCGCAATATGGTACGCCGTTGTATGTGTATTCCACGGCGACCTTCAAGCGTCACTTCCAGGCCTTTGACTCGGCCTTTGCCGATCTGCACCATCTGACCTGTTTTTCGGTTAAGGCCAATTCCAATCTGTGCATTCTGCGTCTGTTGAGCGATCTGGGCGCGGGCATGGACATCGTTTCCGGCGGTGAACTGTTTCGTGCGCTTTCCGCCAAGGTACCGGCCCGCAAGATCGTCTATTCCGGGGTGGGCAAACGGGCCGAAGAAATACGGGAAGCGTTGCTGGCGGACATCTTGATGTTCAATGTCGAATCCGTGGACGAACTGCGCCGCATCAACGAGATCGCCCTGGAGATGGACAAGGTGGCCCGGATCAGCCTGCGCATCAACCCGGACGTGGACCCGAAAACCCATCCCTACATTTCCACGGGCATGGAGAAAAACAAGTTCGGCCTGGACATCGAGCAGTCCCTGGAAGCGTACAAGCTGGCTCAGACCCTGCCGGGCATCGAGCCGGTGGGCATCGACTGCCATATCGGATCCCAGCTTACGACCCTTGAGCCATTTCTCGAAGCGCTCCGGCGCATCAAGGATTTCCATAAAAAACTCAAGACCCTGGGCCTGGACATTCGGTTTCTTGACCTGGGAGGCGGGCTTGGGATCACCTACGACCAGGAGGAGCCGCCGCATCCCAAGGAGTTCGGCCAGGCCCTGGTTCAGGAACTCAAGGACATGGACCTGACGCTGATTTTGGAACCGGGACGGGTTATCGCCGGCAACACCGGCATTCTGGTGACCGAGGTCGTGTACACGAAATCCACGAAGACCAAACATTTCGTCATTGTGGACGCGGCCATGAACGATCTGATCCGTCCTTCGCTGTACCAGTCCCACCATGGCATTGCCGAAGTCGTTCCCCAGCAGCGGCCCGTTCGCAACGTGGACGTTGTCGGACCGATTTGCGAAACCGGAGACTTTCTGGCCCGGGATCGCGAGCTGCCGGAGGTCAAATCCGGAGAGTTGCTGGCCGTGTTTTCCGCCGGCGCCTACGGCTTCACCATGTCCTCCCAGTACAATTCGCGCACCAGGGCCGCGGAAATCCTGGTGGACGGCGCCAACGTCATCCTGGCCAGAAAACGGGAAACCTACGCGGATCTGGTCGCTCTGGAGCGGCAATGCCTTCAGGAATAA
- a CDS encoding ATP-binding protein, producing the protein MPSGISASLNKAAFAGMPAPLDRLRSFQNQLGVVEEDFARINAFSEVFLPEKIEFAHRIFDHFHSIPATRIILDHGPSQERMIQVWSHWYESFFRNRNEEAFLVSQWRSGLNHVAAGIDHRYISLAYALVRKFIREIAAAKFEPDEGIQALDLMDRVLDLCLLVETDAFITSLTKCDHEIIRGIAHQVRNPLMVIGGNVLRLRRQIPQDDPKQGVYDTMLLEANRLERMVRNVATYNEVFQREPQAVSCDLEACLKTVVQELHPAETFSIDIRLDSDHPTVLADTDDLRIIFFHLLQNSLENVMDVHPPMIRVTSEQSANNQKFLDVSIFNNGPAPDPDSLESLFTPFFSTKALGTGFGLPIARLAVRKNLGHLSLHSEPGVGTTCLVTLPVS; encoded by the coding sequence ATGCCTTCAGGAATAAGCGCTTCCTTGAACAAGGCCGCGTTTGCGGGCATGCCCGCGCCGTTGGACCGCCTGCGCAGCTTCCAGAATCAACTGGGCGTCGTTGAGGAGGACTTTGCCCGGATAAACGCTTTTTCAGAGGTGTTTTTGCCGGAAAAAATCGAGTTTGCCCACCGCATCTTCGACCATTTTCATTCCATCCCGGCAACCCGGATCATTCTGGACCACGGACCGTCACAGGAGCGGATGATCCAGGTCTGGAGCCATTGGTACGAATCCTTTTTCCGCAACCGCAACGAGGAAGCGTTTCTGGTTTCGCAATGGCGCAGCGGCCTGAATCATGTCGCGGCGGGCATCGACCATCGCTACATCAGTCTGGCCTATGCCCTGGTCCGCAAGTTCATCCGCGAAATTGCCGCGGCCAAATTCGAACCGGATGAAGGCATTCAGGCCCTGGACCTCATGGACCGGGTCCTGGATCTGTGCCTGCTGGTGGAAACCGACGCCTTCATCACGTCCCTGACCAAATGCGACCACGAGATCATCCGCGGCATCGCCCATCAGGTGCGCAACCCGCTGATGGTCATCGGGGGCAACGTGCTGCGGCTGCGGCGGCAGATCCCGCAGGACGATCCCAAGCAAGGGGTCTATGACACGATGCTTCTGGAGGCCAATCGCCTGGAACGCATGGTTCGCAACGTGGCCACCTACAACGAAGTCTTTCAGCGCGAGCCCCAGGCGGTTTCCTGTGATCTGGAGGCCTGTCTGAAAACGGTTGTGCAGGAACTTCATCCCGCCGAGACGTTCAGCATTGATATCCGCCTTGATTCCGATCATCCGACAGTTTTGGCCGATACCGACGACCTGCGGATCATATTCTTTCATCTGCTGCAGAACAGCCTGGAAAATGTTATGGACGTCCATCCGCCGATGATTCGCGTCACATCGGAACAAAGCGCGAACAATCAAAAATTTCTGGATGTCAGCATCTTCAATAATGGTCCGGCACCGGACCCGGACAGTCTGGAAAGCCTTTTCACCCCCTTCTTTTCCACGAAAGCCCTGGGAACCGGCTTTGGGCTACCCATTGCCAGGCTGGCCGTGCGCAAGAATCTTGGACACCTATCCTTGCATTCCGAGCCCGGCGTTGGAACCACCTGCTTGGTAACCCTGCCGGTCAGTTAG
- a CDS encoding YbgA family protein, translating to MNSTLDRPLRLGISSCLMGNNVRYDGGHKLDRFLRDTLGKYVEFVPVCPEVECGMPVPREAMRLVGEIDNPRLVTIRSGHDFTDQMQAWAAEKNAWLAQQDLCGFIFKSKSPSSGMQGVKVYSEKGMPKQAGVGIFAQTFIQRFPLLPVEDDGRLHDPGLRENFIERIFVMRRWQDVEAFKPALAPLIAFHSRHKYLILSHSTKHYQSMGALVAHASEMEREEVFAEYARQLAEALQLRTTKAKLFNVLEKCMGYFKKQLTAWEKQELLEVFRNFKEGRIPLIVPIVLLNHYIRKFDEPYLKDQYFFDPHPLELKLRNHV from the coding sequence ATGAACAGTACCTTGGACAGGCCTTTGCGACTGGGGATCAGCTCCTGTTTGATGGGAAATAACGTGCGCTATGACGGTGGGCACAAGCTGGATCGTTTCCTGCGCGATACATTGGGCAAGTATGTGGAATTCGTTCCGGTCTGTCCGGAAGTGGAATGCGGGATGCCCGTGCCCCGTGAAGCCATGCGTTTGGTGGGTGAAATCGACAACCCGCGTCTGGTGACCATCCGTTCAGGCCATGACTTCACGGACCAGATGCAGGCCTGGGCCGCGGAGAAGAACGCCTGGTTGGCGCAGCAGGATCTGTGCGGGTTCATTTTCAAGAGCAAATCACCCTCCAGTGGCATGCAGGGGGTCAAGGTCTACTCGGAAAAAGGCATGCCGAAGCAAGCCGGCGTGGGCATCTTTGCCCAAACTTTCATCCAACGTTTTCCCCTGTTGCCCGTAGAGGATGACGGCCGCCTGCATGACCCGGGCCTCCGGGAGAATTTCATCGAGCGGATATTCGTGATGCGGCGTTGGCAGGATGTGGAAGCGTTCAAACCGGCCCTGGCACCCTTGATTGCCTTTCACTCCCGCCACAAATATCTTATATTGTCGCACAGCACGAAGCATTATCAGTCCATGGGAGCCCTGGTGGCGCATGCCTCGGAGATGGAGCGCGAGGAGGTCTTTGCCGAATACGCCAGACAACTGGCCGAGGCGTTGCAGCTGCGCACCACCAAGGCCAAACTTTTCAATGTGCTGGAAAAATGCATGGGCTACTTCAAGAAGCAGCTCACGGCCTGGGAAAAACAGGAACTGCTGGAGGTTTTCCGGAATTTCAAGGAGGGGCGGATTCCGCTCATTGTGCCCATTGTCCTGCTCAACCATTACATCCGAAAGTTTGATGAGCCTTATCTTAAGGACCAGTATTTCTTTGACCCGCACCCCCTGGAACTCAAGCTTCGCAACCATGTCTGA
- a CDS encoding AI-2E family transporter, whose product MQLIRAWFQRQFNDPQVVILVGMLTICFAALFFLGRMVVPFLAGLVVAYLLEGLVQFLTRLRIPRLLAVLVVFLTFMTGMFFALFWLLPLLTKQVAQLVQQIPGLITQTQSLLLQLPDRYPKLITDEQVVQFTSVLRTELFNFGQKLLSFSVASVMGLITIIVYLIIVPMLVFFFLKDRDKITAWVASFLPHERRLASQVWAEVNSQIGNYVRGKFWEIMIVWGVTYATFLWLGMQYAMLLGLVVGLSVLIPYIGAAVITLPVALVAYAQWGFGDEMLYVLIAYAVIQAVDGNILAPLLFSEAVNIHPVAIILAILVFGGLWGFWGIFFAIPLATVVQAVLRAWPRTMDTPPEQRGPKVVIAD is encoded by the coding sequence ATGCAATTGATTCGCGCCTGGTTTCAACGCCAGTTCAACGACCCCCAGGTGGTGATCCTGGTGGGCATGCTGACAATATGTTTTGCCGCGCTCTTTTTTCTGGGGCGGATGGTGGTTCCGTTTCTGGCGGGACTGGTGGTGGCGTATCTGCTGGAAGGCCTTGTTCAGTTTCTGACCCGGTTGCGGATTCCCAGACTGCTTGCAGTTCTTGTGGTTTTTCTTACCTTCATGACCGGGATGTTTTTCGCCCTGTTCTGGCTGCTGCCCTTGCTTACCAAGCAGGTCGCCCAACTCGTCCAACAGATTCCGGGGCTGATCACCCAGACGCAATCCTTGTTGCTTCAGCTCCCGGATCGCTATCCCAAGCTGATTACCGACGAGCAGGTGGTACAGTTCACCAGCGTCTTGCGCACCGAACTCTTCAACTTCGGACAAAAGCTGCTCTCCTTTTCCGTGGCCTCGGTCATGGGGTTGATCACCATCATCGTATATTTGATCATCGTGCCCATGCTGGTTTTTTTCTTTCTCAAGGACAGGGACAAGATCACGGCCTGGGTCGCTTCCTTCCTGCCCCATGAACGTCGCCTGGCTTCCCAGGTCTGGGCCGAGGTGAACAGCCAGATCGGCAACTATGTGCGCGGTAAATTCTGGGAAATCATGATCGTCTGGGGCGTCACCTACGCCACCTTCCTCTGGCTCGGCATGCAGTACGCTATGTTGCTCGGCCTGGTGGTGGGCCTGTCCGTGCTGATCCCCTACATCGGCGCGGCGGTGATCACCCTGCCCGTGGCCCTGGTGGCCTATGCCCAGTGGGGGTTCGGGGACGAAATGCTCTACGTGCTCATCGCCTATGCCGTCATTCAGGCCGTGGACGGGAACATCCTGGCTCCGCTGCTCTTTTCCGAGGCGGTGAACATCCACCCCGTGGCCATCATCCTGGCCATTCTCGTTTTTGGCGGACTCTGGGGCTTCTGGGGCATTTTTTTCGCCATTCCCCTGGCCACAGTGGTTCAGGCTGTACTTCGGGCCTGGCCAAGAACCATGGACACTCCTCCGGAGCAAAGGGGACCGAAGGTTGTGATCGCGGACTGA
- a CDS encoding ferredoxin, with product MARQVYVDLDECIGCESCVEICPEVFKMDEQSGKAEVIMPEGGPEDQIEEAMETCPVQCIHWQE from the coding sequence ATGGCACGGCAGGTTTATGTCGATTTGGATGAATGCATCGGATGTGAGAGTTGCGTGGAAATATGCCCGGAAGTTTTCAAAATGGATGAGCAATCCGGAAAGGCGGAAGTCATTATGCCTGAAGGCGGCCCGGAGGATCAGATTGAGGAAGCCATGGAAACGTGTCCGGTGCAGTGCATTCACTGGCAAGAATAG
- a CDS encoding cupin domain-containing protein, producing the protein MKTVNLFEANGFNDLGLKKFLVHDSPYFKILNFNFKAGQQLPVHSHDIEGQLSILILEGEGEFLAKDGSLPAKAGDVLVCDISVPHGIKATTDMRTVVTIAPPI; encoded by the coding sequence ATGAAGACGGTCAACTTGTTCGAAGCCAATGGGTTCAATGACCTGGGGCTGAAGAAATTTCTGGTTCACGATTCGCCCTATTTCAAGATTCTGAACTTCAACTTCAAGGCCGGCCAGCAACTCCCCGTGCATTCCCACGACATCGAGGGGCAGCTCTCCATCCTGATCCTGGAAGGGGAGGGGGAGTTTCTGGCCAAGGACGGGTCCCTGCCGGCCAAGGCCGGAGACGTTCTGGTCTGCGACATCAGCGTTCCCCACGGCATCAAGGCGACCACGGACATGCGCACCGTGGTCACCATTGCCCCGCCGATCTGA
- a CDS encoding ATP-binding protein has translation MKKELRDIVRIDEELCDGCGVCVPSCAEGAIEIQAGKAILVAEKFCDGLGACLGQCPKDAITIIKREADAFDEEAVEERLEELQAGEQAEGTSSTKPLPNLGCGCPGSAMATFAPAKPGAMPHAGTQSEAVETPGESALSHWPIQIRLIPPQAPFLKGANLLVAADCAPAAYPALHQELLPGKVIMLGCPKFDDFQAYVQRFVDIFNVAGINSVTVLSMEVPCCAGLAEIVRQAMLVSGKRIPFQEIRISRQGQILPENASGMRPL, from the coding sequence ATGAAAAAGGAACTGAGAGATATCGTACGGATCGACGAAGAATTATGCGATGGTTGCGGCGTCTGCGTGCCCAGTTGCGCGGAAGGAGCCATTGAGATTCAGGCCGGAAAAGCCATCCTGGTGGCCGAAAAGTTTTGCGATGGGCTGGGGGCGTGCCTGGGGCAGTGTCCGAAGGACGCCATCACGATCATCAAGCGGGAAGCGGACGCCTTTGACGAAGAGGCGGTGGAGGAGCGGCTGGAGGAATTGCAAGCAGGTGAGCAGGCCGAGGGAACGTCTTCAACCAAGCCCTTGCCCAATCTTGGCTGCGGCTGCCCCGGATCGGCCATGGCCACCTTTGCTCCGGCCAAGCCCGGTGCAATGCCCCACGCCGGAACACAATCTGAAGCCGTAGAAACGCCTGGAGAGTCGGCTCTGAGCCACTGGCCGATCCAGATCCGCCTGATTCCGCCCCAGGCGCCGTTTCTGAAGGGAGCGAATCTGCTGGTGGCGGCGGACTGCGCGCCCGCTGCCTATCCGGCCCTGCACCAGGAATTGCTGCCGGGAAAGGTGATCATGCTCGGTTGCCCCAAGTTTGATGATTTCCAGGCCTATGTGCAACGATTTGTGGATATATTCAATGTTGCCGGCATCAACAGCGTCACGGTGTTGTCTATGGAAGTGCCGTGCTGCGCCGGACTGGCGGAAATCGTCCGACAAGCCATGCTCGTTTCCGGCAAGCGGATTCCGTTCCAGGAAATCAGGATATCCCGCCAGGGCCAGATCCTGCCCGAGAACGCCAGCGGGATGAGACCCCTGTAA
- a CDS encoding formate dehydrogenase subunit gamma, producing MTNDAKTRIKRFTLTQRLFHLVLMVTFLIQAATGLARMYHETGWGQGVGNLFGGFDASLTVHIYVGIFMIVAFLVHVIYALFKIKWRPFPSALFGPDSIMPRFSDLKQFFLHLRWIFGGSQHPPIDRWGYWEKFDYWAVFWGMVILGITGLLLAYPLTSSKYIPGWGLNVAFWIHRIEAILAMAHIFIIHYFIAHLRRTNFPMDRTMFEGSADLHVARHERPAWISRLTNSGEIDHMIVAEAPAYKRVVFLVVGYAAVLSGLYLLVGGLMHALRITW from the coding sequence ATGACCAATGACGCCAAAACCCGGATCAAACGATTCACCCTGACGCAGCGTCTGTTTCATTTGGTGCTCATGGTCACCTTTCTGATCCAGGCCGCCACCGGCTTGGCCAGAATGTATCATGAAACAGGCTGGGGACAGGGTGTGGGCAACCTCTTCGGAGGATTCGACGCATCCCTGACCGTGCACATTTATGTGGGCATCTTCATGATCGTCGCTTTCCTGGTGCATGTGATTTATGCACTGTTCAAGATCAAGTGGCGTCCGTTTCCCTCTGCGTTGTTCGGTCCGGATTCGATAATGCCGCGATTCAGCGACTTGAAACAGTTTTTTCTTCATCTGCGATGGATTTTCGGAGGATCTCAACATCCTCCGATAGATCGCTGGGGGTATTGGGAAAAATTCGATTATTGGGCTGTCTTCTGGGGCATGGTCATCCTCGGCATCACCGGCTTGTTGCTGGCCTATCCCCTGACGTCCAGCAAGTACATCCCGGGCTGGGGCTTGAACGTGGCTTTCTGGATTCACCGGATTGAAGCCATCCTGGCCATGGCCCACATTTTCATCATCCACTACTTCATTGCCCACCTTCGGCGCACCAACTTCCCCATGGACCGCACGATGTTTGAAGGCAGCGCGGATTTGCATGTCGCCAGACACGAACGTCCGGCCTGGATTTCCCGCCTGACCAATAGCGGTGAAATCGATCACATGATCGTGGCGGAAGCCCCGGCATACAAGAGGGTCGTTTTCCTGGTCGTCGGATATGCGGCGGTGCTTTCCGGCCTGTACCTGCTGGTCGGCGGTTTGATGCATGCATTACGGATAACCTGGTAA
- a CDS encoding multiheme c-type cytochrome: MFREIIFTTMVGLLATALILTACGREQTTVDMQAVMDAPATFIGSTTCRNCHLEHYDSWKMTLHSRMLIDVRENPHAIVADLNPDLIRADLEKIQDRLKVPVEEIYIPTRDEIIYAIGTQWKQRYVVQVDGVYHVAPIQYNIQTRRWVNYYEHAWDERDWLVRCGGCHATGVNLDEYEFAETSIGCEACHGPGSRHTDIPRTAVFEKRETIVNPAKMTAGIAVQICGSCHTRGNAKHEDYPEAGWPVGFTPGMVMEPIYESSYDKADMRRLYPDFASRSHHQQYIDWIQSEHAVQGVTCTSCHAVHRLGIAPTRFQTKEAGSSQCLSCHTMVNANRAHSIHSFANCLGCHMPRIASTAEPNDIRSHTFNARAPMDTINDPDLPNSCQICHYHRDDDLEELQRKYEILTQLPQPQGRMIPAVSQDTFGQMDEEVPYAMPE; the protein is encoded by the coding sequence ATGTTTCGGGAAATAATTTTCACGACAATGGTGGGGTTGTTGGCGACTGCCCTGATCCTGACGGCCTGCGGCAGAGAGCAGACGACCGTGGACATGCAGGCGGTGATGGACGCGCCGGCGACCTTTATCGGGTCGACAACCTGTCGAAATTGCCACCTTGAGCATTATGATTCCTGGAAAATGACCTTGCACAGCCGCATGCTCATCGACGTGCGGGAAAATCCCCACGCAATCGTGGCGGACCTGAACCCCGACCTGATCAGGGCCGATCTGGAAAAGATTCAAGACAGACTCAAAGTACCGGTGGAAGAGATCTATATTCCCACCAGGGATGAAATTATCTACGCCATCGGCACGCAATGGAAACAGCGATACGTGGTCCAGGTCGACGGGGTCTATCATGTCGCTCCGATACAGTACAACATCCAGACGAGACGCTGGGTCAACTACTACGAACACGCCTGGGACGAGCGCGACTGGCTGGTGCGTTGCGGGGGCTGTCATGCCACAGGCGTCAATCTTGACGAGTACGAATTTGCCGAAACGTCCATCGGTTGCGAGGCCTGTCACGGCCCCGGTTCCCGGCACACGGACATTCCCCGGACCGCGGTATTCGAGAAGCGAGAAACCATCGTCAACCCGGCCAAGATGACAGCCGGCATTGCCGTGCAGATTTGCGGATCCTGCCATACCCGCGGCAATGCCAAACACGAAGATTATCCGGAGGCCGGCTGGCCCGTGGGATTTACTCCAGGAATGGTCATGGAGCCGATTTATGAAAGCTCCTACGACAAGGCCGACATGCGCCGCCTTTATCCGGATTTCGCATCGCGCTCGCACCATCAGCAGTACATCGACTGGATTCAGTCCGAGCACGCCGTGCAGGGCGTAACCTGTACGTCCTGCCATGCCGTGCACCGCCTGGGCATCGCGCCGACACGCTTTCAGACCAAGGAAGCCGGTTCCAGCCAATGTCTGAGCTGCCATACCATGGTCAATGCCAACCGAGCCCATTCCATCCACTCATTCGCCAACTGTCTGGGTTGTCACATGCCGCGCATTGCCAGCACGGCCGAACCCAATGACATCCGCAGCCACACGTTCAATGCCCGGGCTCCCATGGACACCATCAACGACCCCGACCTGCCCAACTCCTGCCAGATCTGCCACTACCATCGCGACGACGATCTGGAAGAACTGCAGCGCAAGTACGAAATCCTGACCCAACTGCCCCAGCCTCAGGGGAGGATGATTCCGGCCGTATCTCAGGATACCTTCGGACAGATGGACGAAGAGGTTCCGTATGCCATGCCTGAATAG
- a CDS encoding cation diffusion facilitator family transporter yields MRHNHDRSTERFGKRLLICMGINIVIPFFQIIGGLAAGSVALISDAVHNIGDFMALLLAFVAHKLGRRSPSLKHTFGIRRVEIFAAVINAALLGGAAVYISIEAVKRLLAPTPVITELVMALALLGIIGNGLSAWLLHDDSRHSLNARGAFLHMVGDMLTSVAVLVSALVIRFTDMPWLDPALSLVIVAYILFNCVYLLREATRVLLNATPKGLDLRTVQAELEALEGVESIHYLHVWNISDQSVALTAHVVVPDQMISATEHLAETINKMLNSRFGIDHPVLQFETRTCGRGTLLCEMTCDEERRCREG; encoded by the coding sequence ATGCGTCATAATCACGATCGCTCAACGGAACGATTCGGCAAGCGGCTGTTGATCTGCATGGGGATCAATATCGTGATTCCTTTTTTCCAGATCATTGGCGGGCTTGCTGCCGGAAGCGTCGCCCTGATTTCGGACGCGGTGCACAACATCGGCGACTTCATGGCCCTGCTGCTCGCCTTTGTCGCTCACAAGCTCGGCAGGCGCAGCCCGTCTCTCAAGCATACCTTCGGCATCCGCCGGGTGGAAATTTTCGCCGCCGTGATCAATGCGGCGTTGCTGGGCGGCGCGGCCGTGTATATCTCAATCGAGGCCGTAAAGCGCCTGCTCGCCCCCACGCCCGTGATCACGGAGCTGGTCATGGCCCTGGCCCTGTTGGGCATCATCGGCAACGGACTGTCCGCCTGGCTGCTCCACGACGACTCCCGACACAGCCTGAATGCCCGGGGGGCGTTCCTGCACATGGTTGGAGACATGCTGACCTCCGTGGCCGTTCTGGTCTCCGCGCTGGTGATACGCTTCACGGACATGCCCTGGCTGGACCCGGCCCTAAGTCTGGTGATCGTGGCCTACATTCTTTTCAACTGCGTCTATCTGCTCCGCGAAGCGACCCGGGTTCTGCTTAATGCGACCCCCAAGGGTCTGGATCTGAGAACAGTCCAGGCCGAACTGGAGGCTCTGGAAGGCGTCGAGAGCATCCACTACCTCCATGTCTGGAACATCAGCGATCAGTCCGTGGCCCTGACCGCCCATGTGGTGGTTCCGGATCAGATGATCAGCGCCACGGAGCATCTCGCCGAAACCATCAACAAGATGCTGAATTCTCGGTTCGGAATCGATCATCCCGTCTTGCAGTTCGAAACCCGGACCTGCGGTCGCGGGACGCTACTCTGCGAGATGACTTGCGACGAGGAGCGGCGCTGTCGCGAGGGCTGA
- a CDS encoding isoamylase early set domain-containing protein: MSLAKNYPKNSSKCRVTFKIPKDVANNAEQASVVGDFNGWDASAAQMKKLKTGCFSLTLSLPVGSTYQFRYLLNDDSWMSDSEADGYAYCTYANCENSILTI; this comes from the coding sequence ATGTCCCTGGCGAAAAACTACCCGAAAAACAGCTCCAAGTGCAGAGTCACCTTCAAGATTCCGAAGGACGTCGCGAACAACGCGGAACAGGCGTCCGTGGTCGGCGATTTCAATGGTTGGGATGCCTCGGCCGCGCAGATGAAAAAGCTCAAGACCGGTTGTTTTTCATTAACTTTGAGCCTTCCCGTGGGATCGACGTACCAGTTCCGCTATCTGCTGAACGACGACTCCTGGATGAGCGATTCCGAAGCCGACGGCTACGCCTACTGCACCTATGCAAATTGTGAGAATTCCATTCTCACGATCTGA